In a genomic window of Xylophilus rhododendri:
- a CDS encoding acetyl-CoA hydrolase/transferase family protein, whose amino-acid sequence MPSVPEPREQPELARWLRPGDHVWCGQGAAEPLSLTTALVRQAPRIGRLNAFIGMLFSDTFADARQQGLALTGYGGIGNGRHLLKSGAMQVVACHYSQIAGLVARGELRCDVVMLQLSPRGPDGRHSLGIAHDYLPLLARHARVVIAEVNEQMPWTHGSAEALDALRIDASVQVSRPLLETGGPAPGDVERRIAAHAAAFVEDRCVLQPGVGTVPDAILESLGDRRDLGIHAGLVGDGVRKLMQSGAVSNAFKEFDAGRSTTGLAFGSQALYRFVERNPDIVMRDPDTTHAAASLARLSRLVTLNSAVEVDLGGQVNAELAGRAYVGAIGGQGDFVRAALNSPGGRSIIALPSLTKDGASRIVGALAGGVVTTPRSDADIVVTEWGAAQLRGQTMAERCRRLIAIAAPQHREALERGATAP is encoded by the coding sequence ATGCCGTCCGTGCCTGAGCCGCGGGAACAGCCCGAACTGGCCCGATGGCTGCGTCCCGGCGACCATGTCTGGTGCGGCCAGGGCGCGGCCGAGCCGCTGTCGCTCACCACCGCCCTGGTGCGGCAGGCGCCGCGGATCGGCCGGCTGAATGCCTTCATCGGCATGCTGTTCAGCGACACCTTCGCCGATGCGCGGCAGCAGGGCCTGGCGCTCACCGGCTACGGCGGCATCGGCAACGGGCGGCACCTGCTGAAGTCCGGCGCGATGCAGGTCGTCGCCTGCCACTACTCGCAGATCGCCGGCCTGGTGGCGCGTGGCGAGCTGCGCTGCGACGTGGTGATGCTGCAGCTCTCGCCCCGCGGACCGGACGGCCGCCACAGCCTGGGCATCGCCCACGACTACCTGCCGCTGCTGGCCCGCCATGCACGGGTGGTGATCGCCGAGGTCAACGAACAGATGCCCTGGACCCACGGCAGCGCCGAGGCGCTGGACGCCCTGCGGATCGATGCCAGCGTGCAGGTCTCGCGCCCCCTGCTGGAAACCGGCGGCCCGGCGCCCGGCGATGTGGAGCGGCGCATCGCCGCCCATGCCGCCGCCTTCGTGGAGGACCGCTGCGTGCTGCAGCCCGGCGTCGGCACGGTGCCCGACGCCATTCTGGAAAGCCTGGGCGACCGCCGCGACCTGGGCATCCATGCCGGTCTGGTGGGCGACGGCGTGCGCAAGCTGATGCAGTCCGGCGCGGTCAGCAATGCCTTCAAGGAGTTCGATGCCGGCCGCAGCACCACCGGCCTGGCCTTCGGCAGCCAGGCGCTCTACCGCTTCGTGGAACGCAATCCGGACATCGTGATGCGCGACCCGGACACCACCCACGCCGCCGCCTCGCTGGCGCGGCTGTCGCGGCTGGTCACGCTGAACTCGGCGGTGGAGGTGGACCTCGGCGGCCAGGTCAATGCCGAGTTGGCCGGCCGCGCTTATGTGGGCGCCATCGGCGGCCAGGGCGACTTCGTGCGGGCGGCGCTGAACAGCCCGGGCGGCCGCTCCATCATCGCCCTGCCCTCGCTCACCAAGGACGGCGCCAGCCGCATCGTCGGAGCGCTGGCCGGCGGCGTCGTCACCACGCCGCGCAGCGATGCGGATATCGTCGTCACCGAATGGGGCGCGGCGCAGCTGCGCGGCCAGACCATGGCCGAACGTTGCCGCCGCCTGATCGCGATCGCCGCGCCGCAGCACCGCGAGGCGCTGGAGCGCGGCGCCACAGCCCCTTGA
- a CDS encoding HpcH/HpaI aldolase/citrate lyase family protein yields the protein MNPARAFEARTLLFVPGDRPERFAKAVASGTDCICIDLEDAVASDRKAAARAEVMQYLQQRQGGPFVCIRANGLRTAEGLRDLLALLEVPPPDAVLLPKTESAQELQLASEVAGDGRLRWIALIESAQGLRNADDIVLHSPHLAALMFGGVDFSVDIGAAFQWESLLYARQKLVCAAALKGLPLIDVPFLDLDRPEALAEETRRVAALGFACKSAIHPRQVADIHLALRPTDAQLDKARRIVEAAEAAGGGVFTVDGKMVDAPVIAGARRTLALAPR from the coding sequence ATGAACCCAGCCCGCGCCTTCGAGGCCCGCACCCTGCTCTTCGTCCCCGGCGACCGGCCGGAGCGTTTCGCCAAGGCCGTCGCCAGCGGCACCGACTGCATCTGCATCGACCTGGAAGACGCCGTCGCATCCGACCGCAAGGCCGCCGCGCGCGCCGAGGTGATGCAGTACCTGCAGCAGCGCCAGGGCGGGCCTTTCGTCTGCATCCGCGCCAACGGCCTGCGCACCGCCGAGGGCCTGCGCGACCTGCTCGCCCTGCTGGAGGTGCCGCCGCCCGATGCCGTGCTGCTGCCCAAGACCGAAAGCGCCCAGGAGCTGCAACTGGCCAGCGAAGTGGCCGGCGACGGCCGCCTGCGCTGGATCGCCCTGATCGAAAGCGCGCAAGGCCTGCGTAATGCCGACGACATCGTGCTGCACAGCCCCCATCTGGCAGCGCTGATGTTCGGCGGCGTGGATTTCAGCGTGGACATCGGCGCCGCCTTCCAGTGGGAATCGCTGCTGTACGCCCGCCAGAAGCTGGTCTGCGCCGCCGCGCTCAAGGGCCTGCCGCTGATCGACGTGCCCTTTCTCGACCTGGACCGGCCCGAGGCCCTGGCCGAAGAGACCCGGCGGGTCGCCGCCCTGGGCTTTGCCTGCAAGTCGGCCATCCATCCGCGCCAGGTGGCCGACATCCACCTCGCGCTGCGGCCCACCGATGCCCAGCTCGACAAGGCCCGCCGCATCGTGGAGGCCGCCGAGGCCGCGGGCGGCGGCGTGTTCACCGTGGACGGCAAGATGGTGGACGCCCCGGTGATCGCCGGCGCACGCCGCACCCTGGCGCTGGCGCCGCGCTGA
- a CDS encoding tripartite tricarboxylate transporter substrate-binding protein, with translation MPIPSRPSPASRLAALLLAACATVAHAAFPDKPIRLVVPYAAGGGTDAIARHLAQRLGPRLDNQPVLVDNRTGADGIIGTEYVAKSPPDGYTYVLVVTAHLVNPYIKKKLPFDTLEDLVGVTRVAQSPMVFAAKADAPYSNPQELAAAIRKDLKAYGSYGSSDSMTRLVGAMFNQKQHLADVTHIAYRGGAPLVADTAAGNLGFAVTTLLSAKPLIEAGRLKAIGITSGTRSPLLPSAPTMVESGMKDFEIYITYSIYAPAKTPREILERMQHEVAAVVKSPEMVEILAQQAAVPVANSVTEFNAQSRSEAKFWEKLVKDTGIVPE, from the coding sequence TTGCCCATCCCATCCCGGCCGAGCCCGGCCTCCCGCCTCGCAGCGCTGCTGCTGGCCGCCTGCGCCACCGTCGCCCATGCGGCATTCCCGGACAAACCCATACGCCTGGTCGTGCCCTATGCGGCCGGCGGCGGCACCGACGCGATCGCGCGGCATCTGGCGCAGCGGCTCGGCCCGCGGCTCGACAACCAGCCGGTGCTGGTGGACAACCGCACCGGCGCCGACGGCATCATCGGCACCGAATACGTGGCCAAGTCGCCGCCCGACGGCTACACCTATGTGCTGGTGGTGACCGCGCACCTGGTCAACCCCTACATCAAGAAGAAGCTGCCCTTCGACACCCTGGAAGACCTGGTCGGCGTGACCCGGGTGGCCCAGTCGCCGATGGTGTTCGCGGCCAAGGCCGATGCGCCGTATTCGAATCCGCAGGAGCTGGCGGCGGCGATCCGCAAGGACTTGAAGGCCTACGGCTCCTACGGCAGCTCCGACAGCATGACCCGCCTGGTCGGCGCCATGTTCAACCAGAAGCAACACCTGGCCGACGTGACCCACATCGCCTACCGCGGCGGCGCGCCGCTGGTCGCCGACACGGCGGCCGGCAACCTGGGTTTCGCGGTGACCACGCTGCTCTCGGCCAAGCCGCTGATCGAGGCCGGGCGGCTGAAGGCCATCGGCATCACCAGCGGCACCCGCTCGCCGCTGCTGCCCTCGGCGCCGACCATGGTGGAGAGCGGCATGAAGGACTTCGAGATCTACATCACCTACAGCATCTACGCGCCGGCCAAAACCCCGCGCGAGATCCTGGAGCGCATGCAGCACGAGGTGGCGGCGGTGGTGAAGTCGCCCGAGATGGTGGAGATCCTGGCCCAGCAGGCCGCCGTGCCGGTGGCCAACTCGGTGACCGAGTTCAACGCCCAGAGCCGCAGCGAAGCCAAGTTCTGGGAGAAGCTGGTGAAGGACACGGGCATCGTGCCCGAGTGA
- a CDS encoding FMN-binding negative transcriptional regulator — MYTPKAYENHDLAELHRCMRQWSFATLITHGASGTQATHLPFLFDAEDGAAGTLTTHLARANPQLADLLAGAPALVIFQGPHAYVSPSWYQQQLTFPTWNYAAIHARGLPLCLEGPEEVRAVLDRTVRQYDEPLGGAWRFPEMPAELIASRLKAIVAVRIPIDSLEGKFKFNQDKSPADRLGVMQALASSPDRGDQAAAEFMRQREPAA; from the coding sequence ATGTACACCCCCAAAGCCTACGAAAACCACGACCTGGCCGAACTCCACCGCTGCATGCGCCAGTGGAGTTTCGCCACCCTGATCACCCACGGTGCCAGCGGCACCCAGGCCACCCATCTGCCCTTTCTCTTCGATGCCGAAGACGGTGCGGCCGGCACCCTCACCACCCACCTGGCCAGGGCCAATCCGCAGCTCGCCGACCTGCTGGCCGGTGCGCCCGCTCTTGTGATCTTCCAGGGCCCGCACGCCTATGTCTCGCCGAGTTGGTACCAGCAGCAGCTGACCTTCCCGACCTGGAACTACGCCGCCATCCACGCGCGCGGCCTGCCGTTGTGCCTGGAGGGCCCGGAGGAAGTGCGGGCCGTGCTCGACCGCACCGTGCGCCAGTACGACGAGCCCCTGGGCGGCGCCTGGCGTTTTCCGGAGATGCCGGCCGAGCTGATCGCCTCGCGCCTCAAGGCCATCGTCGCGGTGCGTATCCCGATCGACTCGCTGGAAGGCAAGTTCAAGTTCAACCAGGACAAGTCGCCGGCCGACCGCCTGGGCGTGATGCAGGCGCTGGCGTCCTCGCCGGACCGCGGCGACCAGGCCGCGGCCGAGTTCATGCGGCAGCGCGAACCGGCTGCATGA
- a CDS encoding 2-hydroxyacid dehydrogenase, translating to MTHIALLSQTSKLEYLGPLLQAALPAAHCSVWPDPACLDAEVAVCWNTPPGLYEQMPRLRLVHSIAAGVDNILPGSSGTGLPVCRVVDEGLTRGMVEYVMWAVLHFHRGFDLALRQQRSHRWSRPPLRPAGECRVGIMGLGALGRSVAARLLAEGYRVGGWARGAHAIDGVATHAGPTGLQDFLASTDILVNLLPLTDDTRGILGQALFSRLPQGACVVGCGRGEHLVAEDLIAALQSGHLRGAVLDVFPQEPLDAASPLWDMPQIVVTPHMATMASPAAVVRQVAENIRRLQGGQPLLNLVDAARGY from the coding sequence ATGACCCACATTGCCCTGCTCAGCCAGACCTCGAAGCTGGAATACCTGGGCCCCCTGCTGCAGGCCGCGCTGCCGGCAGCGCATTGTTCGGTCTGGCCCGATCCGGCCTGCCTGGATGCCGAAGTGGCCGTCTGCTGGAACACGCCGCCCGGCCTCTACGAGCAGATGCCGCGGCTGCGGCTGGTGCACAGCATCGCCGCCGGCGTGGACAACATCCTGCCCGGCAGCAGCGGCACCGGCCTGCCGGTCTGCCGGGTGGTGGACGAAGGCCTGACACGCGGCATGGTCGAGTACGTGATGTGGGCCGTGCTGCATTTCCATCGCGGCTTCGACCTGGCCCTGCGCCAGCAGCGCAGCCACCGCTGGAGCCGGCCCCCGCTGCGCCCGGCCGGCGAATGCCGGGTCGGCATCATGGGCCTGGGCGCGCTGGGCCGCAGCGTGGCGGCCAGGCTGCTGGCCGAGGGCTACCGGGTCGGCGGCTGGGCGCGCGGCGCGCATGCGATCGACGGCGTCGCCACCCATGCGGGTCCGACCGGCCTGCAGGACTTCCTGGCCTCCACCGACATCCTCGTCAACCTGCTGCCATTGACCGACGACACCCGCGGCATCCTCGGCCAGGCGCTGTTCTCCCGCCTGCCGCAGGGCGCCTGCGTGGTCGGCTGCGGCCGGGGCGAGCATCTGGTGGCCGAGGACCTGATCGCCGCGCTGCAATCCGGCCATCTGCGCGGCGCGGTACTCGATGTCTTCCCGCAAGAGCCGCTCGATGCGGCCAGCCCCCTGTGGGACATGCCGCAGATCGTCGTCACCCCGCACATGGCCACCATGGCCTCGCCGGCCGCGGTGGTGCGGCAGGTGGCCGAGAACATCCGCCGCCTGCAGGGTGGCCAGCCCCTGCTCAACCTGGTGGATGCCGCACGCGGCTATTGA
- a CDS encoding Bug family tripartite tricarboxylate transporter substrate binding protein translates to MKRLLCTAVASLAVLGAAPVLAQTYPSKPVTLIAPFPPGGSTDVLARILATRLGSRLGQPVVIENKPGANGSIGASAAARARPDGYTILLMGGSSYTVNTLLYKNMGYDPLASYDYLGIAGGSQLVMLTNPATGIATVKDVVSKSAAESLSFGSFGTGSLPHVAGEYFAQKTGAHLVHVPYKGSAPAMTDLIGNQIPLTIETMVAAMPQIRGGKVKPIAVLGRQRAVQLLHVPTMQESGIADFDFETWFGIVTAKGTPPEIVERLQHELKDMMAEKATQEALEAAGFDPRYSDARQFRDQVQRELKRNARIIEAANIKAD, encoded by the coding sequence ATGAAACGACTTCTCTGCACCGCCGTGGCCTCCCTGGCCGTTCTCGGCGCCGCCCCCGTCCTGGCCCAGACCTATCCGTCCAAGCCGGTGACCCTGATCGCCCCTTTCCCGCCCGGCGGCTCGACCGACGTGCTGGCCCGCATCCTCGCCACCCGCCTGGGAAGCCGCCTGGGCCAGCCGGTGGTGATCGAGAACAAGCCGGGCGCCAACGGCTCCATCGGCGCGTCCGCCGCGGCTCGCGCCAGGCCGGACGGCTACACCATCCTGCTGATGGGCGGCTCTTCCTACACCGTCAACACGCTGCTCTACAAGAACATGGGCTACGACCCGCTGGCCAGCTACGACTACCTGGGCATCGCCGGCGGATCGCAGCTGGTGATGCTGACCAATCCGGCGACCGGCATCGCCACGGTCAAGGACGTGGTGAGCAAGTCTGCCGCCGAGTCCCTGAGCTTCGGCTCCTTCGGCACCGGCTCGCTGCCGCATGTGGCCGGCGAGTACTTCGCGCAGAAGACCGGCGCCCACCTGGTGCATGTGCCCTACAAGGGTAGCGCCCCGGCCATGACCGACCTGATCGGCAACCAGATCCCGCTGACCATCGAGACCATGGTCGCCGCCATGCCGCAGATCCGCGGCGGCAAGGTGAAGCCGATCGCGGTGCTGGGCCGCCAGCGCGCGGTGCAGCTTCTCCATGTGCCGACCATGCAGGAAAGCGGCATCGCGGACTTCGATTTCGAGACCTGGTTCGGCATCGTCACCGCCAAGGGCACGCCGCCGGAGATCGTCGAACGCCTGCAGCACGAACTGAAGGACATGATGGCCGAGAAGGCCACGCAGGAAGCGCTGGAGGCGGCCGGCTTCGATCCGCGTTATTCCGATGCACGCCAGTTCCGCGACCAGGTGCAGCGTGAGCTGAAGCGCAATGCCCGCATCATCGAAGCCGCCAACATCAAGGCGGACTGA
- a CDS encoding amidase, producing the protein MTMELCDRPATELRQEIQDGHLGARELLAAHIERIARCNPDVNALVTLDLDAAMAEAARADERQARGEPLGLLHGLPMVHKDCFATQGMRTTQGSPLYRDFVPTVSSLLVQREQAAGAITLGKSNIPEFCAGSHTVNTLFGATRNPYDLRRSAGGSSGGAAAALACGMAALADGSDMGGSLRNPASFCNVVGLRPSPGRVPQWPTLNPYNLLTVVGPMGRTVGDVALLLAAMAGPDARDPMSIEQDPALFLGSLEGGVAGSRVAFAPTWGGLPTDPAVTQVIEAQASVLEAMGAQVSRACPDFSDADHAFQTLRGVAFDLAYGELADRHPDAFKPAIHWNIGVGREAGGSDIARAEKARAALFQQMHGFMQSHDFLVGAVSQVPPFPVEWEHVQEIAGTPMGNYIDWMRSGYYLSLTGLPAISVPCGFTADGLPVGLQIVGRYRQERALLAFAHAFEQAVPCRHRLPPLLAGL; encoded by the coding sequence ATGACCATGGAACTCTGCGACCGCCCGGCCACCGAACTGCGCCAGGAAATACAGGACGGCCATCTCGGCGCCCGCGAACTGCTGGCTGCGCACATCGAACGCATAGCCCGCTGCAATCCGGATGTGAACGCCCTGGTCACCCTGGACCTGGATGCCGCGATGGCCGAGGCGGCCCGCGCCGACGAGCGCCAGGCACGCGGCGAGCCCCTGGGCCTGCTGCACGGCCTGCCCATGGTGCACAAGGACTGCTTCGCCACCCAGGGCATGCGCACCACCCAGGGCTCGCCGCTGTACCGCGATTTCGTCCCCACGGTCAGCAGCCTGCTGGTGCAGCGCGAGCAGGCGGCCGGCGCGATCACCCTGGGCAAAAGCAATATTCCCGAATTCTGTGCGGGCTCGCACACCGTCAACACCCTTTTTGGTGCGACCCGCAATCCCTACGACCTGCGCCGCTCCGCCGGCGGCAGCAGCGGCGGCGCGGCGGCCGCGCTGGCCTGCGGCATGGCGGCGCTGGCCGATGGCAGCGACATGGGCGGCTCGCTGCGCAATCCGGCCTCCTTCTGCAATGTGGTGGGCCTGCGGCCTTCGCCCGGGCGAGTGCCGCAGTGGCCCACGCTCAATCCCTACAACCTGCTGACCGTCGTCGGTCCCATGGGCCGCACGGTGGGCGACGTGGCCCTGCTGCTGGCGGCGATGGCCGGGCCGGATGCGCGCGACCCCATGTCCATCGAGCAGGACCCGGCGCTTTTCCTCGGCTCGCTGGAGGGCGGCGTGGCCGGCAGCCGGGTGGCCTTCGCGCCGACCTGGGGCGGCCTGCCCACCGATCCGGCTGTCACGCAGGTGATAGAGGCGCAGGCCTCGGTGCTGGAGGCCATGGGCGCACAAGTGAGCCGGGCCTGCCCGGACTTCTCCGATGCCGACCACGCATTCCAGACCCTGCGCGGCGTCGCCTTCGACCTGGCCTACGGCGAACTCGCCGACCGCCATCCCGATGCCTTCAAGCCCGCCATCCACTGGAACATCGGCGTGGGCCGCGAGGCCGGCGGCTCCGACATCGCCCGGGCCGAGAAGGCGCGCGCCGCGCTGTTCCAGCAGATGCACGGCTTCATGCAGTCGCACGACTTCCTGGTCGGCGCGGTCAGCCAGGTGCCGCCCTTCCCGGTGGAGTGGGAGCATGTGCAGGAGATCGCCGGCACGCCGATGGGCAACTACATCGACTGGATGCGCTCCGGCTACTACCTCTCCCTGACCGGCCTGCCCGCCATCTCCGTGCCCTGCGGCTTCACCGCCGACGGCCTGCCGGTCGGCCTGCAGATCGTCGGCCGCTACCGCCAGGAGCGCGCCCTGCTGGCCTTCGCCCATGCCTTCGAGCAGGCCGTGCCCTGCCGCCACCGGCTGCCGCCCTTGCTGGCAGGCCTGTGA
- a CDS encoding IclR family transcriptional regulator, producing the protein MSEEAQDGFAEEAGEKKEYLYVAAVERAMRVLEAFATRPGDLGLTELADMTGLGKSAAQRFVFTWEKLGYLSRDGGSRRLRLTSKAVELGHSYLKGDPLIAQVAPHLAVLRDQFGLAVNLSLRRGDDMVYLLRLPSRQLTLAEMLPGRRLPAWSNASGRMLLTGCREDELREMYRRQPPIAFTPRTTTDLPTLLAEIAQAREDGYVITQHQVNMHQIAVAILATVSSGAQVAIGMATTLDDYSPARVQAELIPALFRAAAALR; encoded by the coding sequence ATGTCCGAAGAAGCGCAGGACGGCTTTGCCGAGGAAGCCGGCGAGAAGAAGGAGTACCTGTACGTGGCGGCGGTGGAGCGCGCGATGCGGGTGCTGGAAGCCTTCGCGACCCGGCCGGGCGACCTGGGCCTGACCGAACTGGCCGACATGACCGGCCTGGGCAAGAGCGCGGCCCAGCGCTTCGTCTTCACCTGGGAAAAACTGGGCTATCTCAGCCGCGACGGCGGCTCGCGCCGGCTGCGCCTGACTTCGAAGGCGGTGGAACTCGGCCACTCCTATCTGAAAGGCGATCCGCTGATCGCCCAGGTAGCCCCCCACCTGGCGGTGCTGCGCGACCAGTTCGGCCTGGCGGTCAACCTGAGCCTGCGGCGCGGCGACGACATGGTCTATCTGCTGCGCCTGCCGAGCCGCCAGCTCACCCTGGCCGAGATGCTGCCCGGTCGGCGCCTGCCGGCCTGGTCCAACGCCAGCGGCCGCATGCTGCTGACCGGCTGCCGCGAGGACGAGCTGCGCGAGATGTACCGCCGCCAGCCGCCGATCGCCTTCACCCCGCGCACCACCACCGACCTGCCGACGCTGCTGGCCGAGATCGCCCAGGCCCGCGAAGACGGCTACGTCATCACCCAGCACCAGGTGAACATGCACCAGATCGCGGTGGCCATCCTGGCCACCGTGTCCTCCGGCGCGCAGGTCGCCATCGGCATGGCGACCACGCTGGACGACTATTCGCCGGCACGGGTGCAGGCCGAGCTGATTCCCGCGCTGTTCCGGGCGGCGGCGGCGCTGCGCTGA
- a CDS encoding IclR family transcriptional regulator has product MSSDSPDIPASGVQVIARAAAILREVTSHGDGRSLGQLAAATGLARSTVQRIVDALEAEHLVQAGIGGVRPGWGLRRLGELAGPGVARELRPRLYRLFESTGETVDLSSLAGSEVLFLDRFLSDQQERAVPRIDRRYPAYSMASGKALLAQLPDEAIRRLYGAGALDRMTPCTLADADALIAQLQAIRDGGFAYDLEEHALGICAIGIGLPPREGMPLAVSVVVPAGRFAAARAGVEQALKAWVQPR; this is encoded by the coding sequence ATGTCTTCCGATTCCCCCGATATTCCTGCCTCCGGCGTGCAGGTCATCGCGCGTGCCGCCGCGATCCTGCGTGAGGTCACCTCCCACGGCGATGGCCGCAGCCTGGGCCAGCTGGCCGCCGCCACCGGCCTCGCGCGCTCCACCGTGCAGCGCATCGTCGATGCGCTGGAGGCCGAGCACCTGGTGCAGGCCGGCATCGGCGGCGTGCGCCCGGGCTGGGGCCTGCGCAGGCTGGGCGAACTGGCCGGACCGGGCGTGGCGCGGGAGCTGCGGCCCCGGCTCTATCGCCTGTTCGAGTCCACCGGCGAGACGGTCGACCTGTCCAGCCTGGCGGGCAGCGAAGTGCTGTTCCTCGACCGTTTCCTGAGCGATCAGCAGGAGCGCGCCGTTCCCCGCATCGACCGCCGTTATCCCGCCTACAGCATGGCCAGCGGCAAGGCCTTGCTGGCCCAGCTGCCGGACGAGGCGATCCGCCGGCTCTACGGCGCGGGCGCGCTCGACCGCATGACCCCCTGCACCCTGGCCGATGCGGACGCCCTCATCGCTCAGCTGCAGGCGATCCGCGACGGCGGCTTCGCCTACGACCTGGAAGAGCATGCGCTCGGCATCTGCGCCATCGGCATCGGCCTGCCGCCGCGGGAAGGCATGCCGCTGGCCGTGTCGGTGGTGGTGCCCGCCGGCCGCTTCGCGGCGGCGCGCGCCGGCGTGGAGCAGGCCTTGAAGGCCTGGGTTCAGCCGCGATAG
- a CDS encoding multidrug effflux MFS transporter, whose product MLGLLSALPPIGTDAGLPALASMGAELGVAIPQAAQTLTIFMLGFAIAPVLFGPLSDRYGRKPILMLGVLLFSVAALGCAMAGSIGTLLLMRFLQGVAAGAASSLPAAIVRDVYHDDLALSRQSYVALVNGVAPLVAPILGAAVLMFAGWRTIYAAMAVIGAGLLLLAATGYAETAPQPAPGVRRPSVLRAALQGYGTVLADRGYLASTGLLAATFGVMFAYITGSSAVFMGMLGASPALYSLLFACTASGTIIGAANNARLARRFGGGRTLATAAVLNLLVSIALLAVGRLGIHSLVLTAALMVLSNICAGVIMPTATHGGLRRLGHVAGSAAALQRCMQMVAASAFGTLVGLVGGQSLAAMGTAMTAASLLALGFLLAGRRAASATLVPSGGA is encoded by the coding sequence ATGCTCGGGCTCCTGTCCGCCCTGCCGCCCATCGGCACGGACGCCGGCCTGCCCGCCCTGGCCAGCATGGGCGCCGAACTGGGCGTGGCGATACCGCAGGCCGCGCAGACGCTGACCATCTTCATGCTGGGATTTGCCATCGCGCCCGTGCTCTTCGGCCCCTTGTCCGACCGCTACGGCCGCAAGCCCATCCTGATGCTGGGCGTGCTGCTGTTCTCGGTGGCGGCGCTGGGCTGCGCCATGGCCGGCAGCATCGGCACCCTGCTGCTGATGCGTTTCCTGCAAGGCGTGGCGGCGGGCGCGGCTTCTTCGCTGCCGGCGGCCATCGTGCGCGACGTCTACCACGACGATCTGGCGCTGTCGCGCCAGTCCTATGTGGCCCTGGTCAACGGCGTGGCGCCGCTGGTGGCGCCCATCCTGGGCGCGGCGGTGCTGATGTTCGCCGGCTGGCGCACCATCTATGCGGCGATGGCGGTCATCGGCGCCGGCCTGCTGCTGCTGGCGGCCACGGGTTATGCGGAAACCGCGCCGCAGCCCGCGCCCGGCGTGCGCCGTCCCTCGGTGCTGCGCGCGGCGCTGCAAGGCTACGGCACCGTGCTGGCCGACCGGGGTTACCTGGCATCGACCGGCCTGCTGGCCGCCACCTTCGGCGTGATGTTCGCCTACATCACCGGCTCCTCGGCGGTGTTCATGGGCATGCTCGGCGCCTCGCCGGCGCTCTACAGCCTGCTCTTCGCCTGCACGGCCAGCGGCACCATCATCGGCGCGGCCAACAACGCGCGGCTGGCGCGGCGTTTCGGCGGCGGCCGGACACTGGCCACCGCCGCGGTGCTGAACCTGCTGGTGTCGATCGCCCTGCTGGCCGTGGGCCGGCTCGGCATCCATTCGCTGGTGCTGACCGCCGCCTTGATGGTGCTGAGCAATATCTGCGCGGGCGTCATCATGCCGACCGCCACGCATGGCGGCCTGCGCCGGCTCGGCCATGTGGCCGGCAGCGCGGCCGCCCTGCAGCGCTGCATGCAGATGGTGGCCGCCTCGGCCTTCGGCACGCTGGTGGGCCTGGTCGGCGGGCAGTCGCTCGCGGCCATGGGCACGGCCATGACCGCGGCCTCGCTGCTGGCCCTGGGATTCCTGCTGGCCGGGCGGCGCGCCGCAAGCGCCACCCTGGTGCCCTCGGGCGGCGCCTGA
- a CDS encoding winged helix-turn-helix domain-containing protein, producing the protein MGEKQQSAHAWIGTPPRSLERLASRGVRFDDSDDFLLSAEPFEHRLYVVDLQQRGVPGADLVRLIRRRSQAGLVALSAAPHAQFVQVLESGADCMVDRLAPAAHVEAVIAALRRRLEMAAAPSGPWKLKQEQARLQAPDGTEIMLSRSDVTLLSAFVQAEGGVVARADITRSLWGPEATDMDGALHAALYRLRKKVEQAGQTAWPAHAVAGVGYEFRAPLLLG; encoded by the coding sequence ATGGGTGAAAAACAACAGTCGGCGCATGCATGGATCGGGACGCCGCCGCGGTCGCTGGAAAGGCTGGCGTCCAGAGGCGTGCGCTTCGACGACAGCGACGATTTCCTGCTGAGCGCCGAGCCGTTCGAGCATCGGCTCTACGTCGTCGACCTGCAGCAACGAGGCGTGCCGGGCGCCGACCTGGTCCGGCTGATCCGCCGCCGCAGCCAGGCCGGGCTGGTGGCCTTGAGCGCCGCGCCGCATGCGCAATTCGTCCAGGTGCTGGAAAGCGGGGCCGACTGCATGGTGGACCGCCTGGCCCCCGCCGCGCATGTCGAGGCGGTGATCGCGGCGCTGCGCAGGCGCCTGGAGATGGCCGCCGCGCCGTCCGGCCCCTGGAAACTCAAGCAGGAGCAGGCCCGGCTGCAGGCGCCCGACGGCACCGAGATCATGCTCAGCCGCAGCGATGTGACCCTGCTGAGCGCCTTCGTGCAGGCCGAGGGCGGCGTGGTCGCCCGCGCCGACATCACCCGCAGCTTGTGGGGCCCCGAAGCCACCGACATGGACGGCGCCCTGCATGCCGCCCTCTACCGCCTGCGCAAGAAAGTCGAACAGGCCGGCCAGACCGCCTGGCCCGCCCATGCGGTCGCGGGCGTGGGTTATGAATTCCGCGCGCCCTTGCTGCTCGGCTGA